From a region of the Geothrix sp. 21YS21S-2 genome:
- a CDS encoding PAS domain-containing sensor histidine kinase produces the protein MFFLGRRAKSPADPGALLDWILDKDREVVYSLGADRRFRMVKGASSRLWGYGNEELLGKDFADMVVPRERRTVLSMFDGHMRGKVSGIHESHFQKRDGTPIRMVWKLADGPTGDAILGEAREYAVRKPRMDAQSWGAVGMESYQRALDEHAIVSLSDAKGRILAVNDKFCDLSGYARPELLGRTYQLVNSRFHGAVFFQELWRTILAGQVWKGEIRNRAKDGEPYWVATTIVPVPGQGGAPGHFIAIQADITALKAAEESLRETHKMEGLKAFAGGVAHDFSNLLTAILGNCNLGVRDVHPESRARASFDRIEQAAMRGSDLTNQLMAYLGQTVSAMRRVDLNALVEGSREFLMAMVPRSTRLEFLLDPAAPQVLADPNQLLQVVRTLAVNAFESLDPASSREVAIRTGGEILDRRWESSLAPNLGVGAGAYAFLEVRDTGMGMTQEVLRKIFDPFFTTKFIGRGLGLPAVAGIIRNHKGTVQIQSDPGRGTVVRVLLPLAN, from the coding sequence ATGTTCTTCCTGGGCCGCAGAGCCAAGTCGCCCGCTGACCCGGGCGCCCTTCTGGACTGGATCCTGGATAAGGATCGGGAGGTGGTGTACAGCCTTGGCGCCGACCGGCGGTTCCGCATGGTCAAGGGGGCCTCCTCCCGCCTGTGGGGCTACGGCAACGAGGAACTGCTGGGAAAGGACTTCGCCGACATGGTGGTGCCCAGGGAGCGGCGCACCGTCCTGTCCATGTTCGATGGGCACATGCGGGGAAAGGTATCTGGGATTCATGAAAGCCATTTCCAGAAGCGGGACGGCACCCCCATCCGCATGGTCTGGAAGCTGGCCGACGGCCCCACCGGGGACGCGATCCTGGGGGAGGCCCGGGAGTACGCGGTGCGCAAGCCCAGGATGGACGCCCAGTCCTGGGGGGCGGTCGGGATGGAGAGCTACCAGCGGGCCCTGGACGAGCACGCCATCGTGTCGCTGTCGGACGCCAAGGGCCGGATCCTGGCCGTGAACGACAAGTTCTGCGACCTGTCCGGCTACGCCCGGCCCGAGCTGCTCGGCAGGACCTACCAGCTGGTCAACAGCCGCTTCCACGGCGCGGTCTTCTTCCAGGAGCTCTGGCGCACCATCCTGGCCGGCCAGGTCTGGAAGGGCGAGATCCGCAACCGGGCCAAGGACGGCGAGCCCTACTGGGTGGCCACCACCATCGTGCCCGTGCCGGGCCAGGGCGGCGCCCCGGGCCACTTCATCGCGATCCAGGCCGACATCACGGCCCTCAAGGCCGCCGAGGAGTCCCTGCGCGAGACCCACAAGATGGAGGGCCTCAAGGCCTTCGCGGGCGGCGTGGCCCACGACTTCAGCAACCTCCTCACCGCGATCCTGGGCAACTGCAACCTGGGCGTGCGGGACGTGCACCCCGAAAGCCGCGCCCGGGCCAGCTTCGACCGCATCGAGCAGGCCGCGATGAGGGGGTCGGATCTCACCAACCAGCTCATGGCCTACCTGGGCCAGACGGTCTCCGCCATGAGGAGGGTGGACCTCAACGCGCTGGTGGAGGGCTCCCGCGAATTCCTCATGGCCATGGTGCCCAGGAGCACCCGGCTGGAGTTCCTCCTGGACCCCGCGGCCCCCCAGGTGCTGGCGGATCCCAACCAGCTCCTCCAGGTCGTGCGAACCCTGGCCGTCAACGCCTTCGAGTCCCTGGACCCGGCCTCCTCGCGGGAGGTGGCCATCCGCACCGGCGGCGAGATCCTGGACCGCCGCTGGGAATCCTCCCTGGCGCCGAACCTCGGCGTCGGCGCGGGCGCCTACGCCTTCCTGGAAGTGAGGGACACCGGCATGGGCATGACCCAGGAGGTCCTGCGGAAGATCTTCGATCCCTTCTTCACGACGAAATTCATCGGGCGGGGCCTGGGGCTGCCCGCCGTGGCGGGGATCATCCGCAACCACAAGGGCACGGTGCAGATCCAGAGCGATCCGGGGCGGGGCACGGTGGTGAGGGTGCTGCTGCCCCTAGCCAACTAG
- a CDS encoding pyridoxamine 5'-phosphate oxidase family protein, translating to MTIRLETIRDCLEGAVPGYVATCDPDGTPNITALSQVQYVDERHLALSYQFFNKTRRNILANPTARLQVTSPLTAAQYRMTLRYLRTETQGPLFETMKAKLAGIASHEGMTGVFRLLGSDVFEVLEIELVPGQPLPPPAQPSRMTALRSSAARLAAAQDLESLLGGILDCMEKDFDIGHTMVLMADTAGRKLYTLATRGYDRSGIGSEIPMGEGVIGVCARMATPIRIGHATSEYGYGRALRRSAEEEGMGDRLDTRIPLPGLAEPASQLAIPIQARGRLLGVLYVESPQDSRFTYDDEDALMVVAAQFGMVVQDLETGQEPPEDPASEPPEPPPGCVGGGPLVVRHYAEDDSIFLDGDYLIKGVAGSIFWTLVRDHVTLQRTTFNNRELRLDPRIKLPGLSDNLEARLVLLGRRLVEREACVRMEKTGRGRFRLCVERALHLEDVPQS from the coding sequence ATGACCATCCGGCTCGAGACCATCCGCGACTGCCTGGAGGGCGCCGTGCCGGGCTACGTCGCGACCTGCGATCCCGACGGGACCCCCAACATCACGGCCCTTTCCCAGGTGCAGTACGTGGACGAGCGCCACCTGGCGCTCTCCTACCAGTTCTTCAACAAGACCCGCCGGAACATCCTGGCCAACCCCACGGCCCGGCTCCAGGTGACCAGCCCCCTCACCGCGGCCCAGTACCGCATGACGCTGCGCTACCTGCGCACCGAGACCCAGGGACCGCTGTTCGAGACCATGAAGGCCAAGCTCGCGGGCATCGCCTCCCACGAAGGCATGACCGGGGTGTTCCGCCTCCTGGGCTCGGACGTCTTCGAGGTCCTGGAGATCGAGCTCGTGCCCGGGCAGCCCCTGCCGCCGCCGGCGCAGCCCAGCCGCATGACGGCCCTGCGCTCCTCCGCGGCCCGCCTCGCCGCGGCCCAGGACCTGGAGAGCCTCCTGGGCGGCATCCTGGACTGCATGGAGAAGGATTTCGACATCGGCCACACCATGGTGCTGATGGCCGACACCGCGGGCCGCAAGCTGTACACGCTGGCGACCCGCGGCTACGACCGCTCCGGGATCGGCTCGGAGATCCCCATGGGCGAGGGGGTCATCGGCGTCTGCGCCCGCATGGCCACTCCCATCCGCATCGGACACGCCACCTCCGAGTACGGCTACGGCCGCGCCCTGCGCCGGAGCGCGGAGGAGGAGGGCATGGGGGACCGCCTGGACACCCGGATCCCCCTGCCCGGCCTGGCGGAACCCGCGAGCCAGCTTGCCATACCCATCCAGGCCCGGGGCCGGCTCCTGGGGGTCCTGTACGTGGAGAGCCCGCAGGATTCGCGGTTCACCTACGACGACGAGGACGCCCTCATGGTCGTGGCCGCCCAGTTCGGCATGGTCGTCCAGGACCTGGAGACGGGCCAGGAGCCCCCGGAGGACCCCGCCTCCGAGCCTCCGGAGCCCCCGCCCGGGTGCGTGGGGGGAGGCCCCCTGGTGGTGCGGCACTACGCCGAGGACGACAGCATCTTCCTGGACGGCGACTACCTCATCAAGGGCGTGGCCGGCAGCATCTTCTGGACGCTGGTCAGGGACCACGTCACGCTCCAGCGCACCACCTTCAACAACCGGGAGCTGCGCCTGGACCCCAGGATCAAGCTGCCCGGCCTCAGCGACAACCTGGAGGCGCGGCTGGTGCTGCTGGGGCGGCGCCTGGTGGAGCGGGAGGCCTGCGTCCGCATGGAGAAGACGGGCCGGGGCCGGTTCCGCCTCTGCGTCGAGCGGGCCCTGCACCTCGAGGACGTCCCGCAATCCTAA